One genomic region from Bacteroidetes Order II. bacterium encodes:
- the blaOXA gene encoding class D beta-lactamase, whose protein sequence is MMQSSFFLFAFVCTMWSGKPPITSSETIEDFSTHYQKYGVSGSFLLYDLRQDHVSVYNKAQCETGYLPASTFKIPNTLIALENGVVQDENTVFKWDGVKRSIENWNQDTTLRMAFQNSTVWYYQKIAQEVGYAKMNQWLQKLNYGNHSMDGKLDRFWLDGNIRVSQYQQIDFMKRLHQNRLPVSAKSAAVLKNIMIRKETPAFTYRAKTGWSDRNGKSLGWFVGYITKGENTYFFANRVDGTPESPQFGASRIEIAESILREKGILP, encoded by the coding sequence AAGTTCCTTTTTTCTCTTCGCTTTTGTATGCACAATGTGGAGTGGTAAACCCCCGATAACTTCCTCAGAAACGATAGAAGATTTTTCGACACATTATCAAAAATATGGAGTGTCTGGCTCTTTCCTGCTATACGACCTTAGGCAGGACCACGTCTCTGTGTATAATAAAGCCCAATGTGAAACAGGCTACCTTCCGGCTTCAACCTTTAAGATTCCCAATACCTTGATCGCACTTGAAAATGGCGTCGTTCAAGACGAAAATACCGTTTTTAAATGGGATGGCGTGAAGCGAAGCATTGAAAACTGGAATCAAGACACCACTTTGCGGATGGCCTTCCAAAACTCTACCGTTTGGTATTACCAGAAAATTGCACAAGAAGTGGGATATGCCAAAATGAATCAATGGCTTCAAAAACTAAATTATGGCAACCATTCGATGGATGGGAAATTAGACCGCTTCTGGTTAGATGGCAATATTCGCGTTTCGCAATACCAACAAATTGATTTTATGAAACGCCTCCACCAAAATCGTTTACCTGTTTCGGCAAAAAGTGCTGCTGTTTTGAAAAATATCATGATTCGGAAAGAAACCCCCGCTTTCACTTATCGAGCAAAAACCGGATGGTCAGACCGGAACGGGAAGTCATTGGGTTGGTTTGTGGGTTACATCACCAAAGGCGAAAATACTTACTTTTTTGCCAACCGTGTGGACGGTACACCAGAAAGCCCACAATTTGGTGCTTCTCGAATCGAAATAGCAGAATCCATCCTACGTGAAAAAGGAATCCTGCCTTAA
- a CDS encoding SPOR domain-containing protein has product MKNPQRYILLLALVWSISACTGPKDPTQNDNKGYSGKMSDYENFDSIAYPERTASTSSPVTLVHDVPETLLRKDTQPPIINPTPPNPQPPIGNNSTGTTRAGFRVQIYASGTRDGADSKRREVVQWWTANKAGAPAVMGRGDLPIYVPQQQGLYKVRIGNYLTRQEADQAAAYLRRKFPDTFIVPDTIVQ; this is encoded by the coding sequence ATGAAAAACCCACAACGATACATCCTGCTGCTCGCACTTGTCTGGAGCATCTCGGCTTGTACAGGCCCCAAAGACCCAACACAGAATGACAACAAGGGTTATTCTGGAAAAATGTCGGACTATGAAAATTTTGACTCAATAGCGTATCCAGAACGAACGGCAAGCACGAGTTCGCCCGTGACCTTGGTTCATGATGTACCGGAGACCTTGTTGCGTAAGGATACCCAGCCCCCGATTATCAATCCAACGCCCCCCAACCCGCAACCTCCAATCGGTAACAATTCCACGGGTACTACCCGTGCTGGCTTTCGGGTTCAGATATATGCAAGTGGAACCCGTGATGGTGCAGATTCCAAGCGCCGCGAAGTCGTTCAGTGGTGGACAGCAAACAAGGCGGGTGCACCTGCTGTGATGGGACGAGGCGACTTACCCATTTATGTGCCGCAGCAACAAGGATTATATAAAGTGCGGATTGGAAATTACCTGACACGCCAAGAGGCCGACCAAGCGGCGGCCTATCTGCGACGCAAGTTTCCAGATACGTTTATTGTTCCGGATACCATTGTTCAGTAA
- a CDS encoding ABC transporter substrate-binding protein, which translates to MLPKAFYLLYLPCFSLMFSACEFFSASTESLADWVRLDQSPIEEATSEVYRRVITLDQGMTDLMYSAGAGGYIVGISDLEKHGMFPDSVAKILIFPPDIERFRQLEPDWVIGTRNETSELVAEKLRKLGFNVRLFSFKNWHDVTRAIQELGTYFGTDYRAKNATDTLTAQWRSIRSLINIGRPSVLFLTGEKALEGFGTDAHLNKMIEDAGGYSLTSKLVGGKQLLKPDFISHAPADFIILTPDVAKSLQELIQKHPYLAQTRAFKRKKIYLIASELTLHPSPRYIEGAKELAQIFFTDLFTPLQ; encoded by the coding sequence ATGCTTCCCAAGGCTTTTTATCTCCTTTATTTACCTTGTTTTTCACTCATGTTCTCGGCTTGCGAATTTTTCTCGGCAAGTACCGAATCGTTAGCGGATTGGGTTCGTCTTGATCAATCGCCCATAGAAGAAGCAACTTCCGAAGTTTACCGAAGGGTCATTACTTTAGACCAAGGCATGACGGATTTGATGTATAGCGCCGGAGCGGGTGGCTATATTGTGGGCATCTCCGACTTGGAAAAACATGGTATGTTCCCCGACTCGGTAGCTAAAATCCTTATTTTTCCACCAGATATAGAACGCTTTCGACAATTAGAGCCTGATTGGGTAATCGGCACCCGCAATGAAACCTCGGAATTGGTTGCCGAAAAGTTGCGGAAATTAGGGTTTAATGTCCGTCTTTTTTCGTTCAAAAACTGGCACGATGTCACCAGAGCCATTCAGGAATTAGGTACTTATTTTGGGACCGACTACCGTGCCAAAAATGCAACGGATACCTTAACGGCCCAATGGCGTTCCATCCGGAGTCTCATCAATATTGGCCGTCCTAGCGTATTATTTCTTACAGGTGAGAAAGCCTTAGAAGGATTTGGCACCGATGCCCATCTGAATAAAATGATTGAAGACGCGGGTGGTTACAGCCTTACTTCTAAACTTGTTGGTGGCAAACAGCTCTTGAAGCCCGACTTTATTTCCCACGCCCCCGCAGATTTTATTATCCTCACCCCTGATGTTGCAAAATCCTTACAAGAACTCATCCAAAAACACCCCTACCTCGCCCAAACCCGCGCCTTTAAACGCAAGAAAATTTACCTCATCGCATCCGAATTAACCCTTCATCCCAGTCCGCGCTACATAGAAGGAGCCAAAGAACTTGCCCAGATTTTCTTTACCGATCTTTTCACTCCCTTGCAATAA
- the hisN gene encoding histidinol-phosphatase, translated as MLPASYYQFAAKLAHSSGDIIRSYYGKGVSVDRKRDDSPVTVADREAESRMRDLIRIAFPSHGIIGEEFGNENPHAEFVWLLDPIDGTHSFVAGIPLFGTLIALLQQGQPVLGVIHQPILQEMVIGDGQVTKLNGKPVHMRANDDLSKALMLCTYATARVEKHQNGAGFDKLMRSVAQFRTWGDAYGYLMLATGRADVMVDPIMNPWDVGPLRPIIEGAGGKITNWQGESVIGANSVVASSPLLHKKIIQILNETEE; from the coding sequence ATGTTACCCGCATCATATTATCAGTTTGCCGCGAAATTGGCGCATAGCAGCGGCGATATTATCCGCTCATATTATGGAAAAGGGGTCTCTGTGGATCGTAAACGGGATGATTCGCCCGTGACGGTTGCAGATCGAGAGGCTGAATCCCGAATGCGAGACCTGATTCGCATCGCGTTTCCGTCGCATGGCATCATCGGCGAAGAATTTGGCAATGAAAATCCACATGCCGAATTTGTCTGGTTATTAGATCCTATTGATGGGACCCATTCGTTTGTTGCGGGTATTCCCCTTTTTGGAACCCTAATTGCACTATTGCAACAAGGTCAACCGGTTTTAGGGGTGATCCATCAACCAATCTTACAAGAAATGGTCATTGGTGATGGTCAAGTAACCAAATTAAATGGAAAACCCGTCCATATGCGTGCAAACGATGACTTGTCTAAAGCCTTGATGCTCTGTACTTATGCGACAGCCCGTGTGGAAAAACACCAGAATGGGGCTGGATTCGACAAATTAATGCGCTCCGTGGCACAATTCCGGACGTGGGGAGATGCCTATGGCTATCTGATGCTTGCAACCGGCAGGGCAGATGTGATGGTGGATCCAATCATGAATCCGTGGGATGTGGGGCCTTTGCGCCCCATTATTGAAGGTGCAGGTGGGAAAATAACCAACTGGCAGGGGGAATCGGTGATTGGTGCGAATTCTGTGGTGGCTTCAAGTCCGTTATTGCATAAAAAAATTATTCAAATTCTGAACGAAACCGAAGAATAA
- a CDS encoding polyprenyl synthetase family protein produces MTALETTTATTKRPDLSNGRRISMQDIQRPIEQDLKVFDQYFKEAMRSSHRLLSLVTRYVLKQKGKRIRPTLVLLAAQTTGGTTPTTHRTAALVELLHTATLVHDDVVDEADRRRGLFSINALWKNKIAVLFGDFLLSKGLLLSLDFKDYRQLHLLSDAIRRMSEGELLQFEKTRHLDIDEPTYFQIISDKTASLIAACLACGAASTTDNEDEIQKMKTIGEKLGMAFQIRDDLFDFGTDDVGKPLGIDLQEKKITLPLIYALKNGSASERKAILKLVKQKKKTPNDIAIVHAFVDKYQGIPYTHQVMMAFAEEAQTLLLTFPESPARQALIELVHYTVSRKK; encoded by the coding sequence ATGACTGCATTGGAAACCACCACCGCCACCACTAAACGCCCCGACCTATCGAACGGGAGACGCATTTCCATGCAAGACATCCAGCGCCCTATCGAGCAGGATCTGAAGGTTTTTGACCAATACTTTAAAGAGGCCATGCGGTCTTCCCATCGCTTGCTCAGCCTCGTAACCCGTTATGTTTTAAAACAAAAAGGCAAACGCATCCGGCCCACACTGGTCCTTTTGGCAGCACAAACAACCGGGGGTACAACCCCGACGACACACCGAACCGCAGCACTTGTGGAACTTCTCCATACGGCAACGCTGGTGCATGACGATGTGGTGGATGAAGCCGACCGACGACGTGGGCTTTTTTCTATCAATGCCCTCTGGAAAAATAAAATTGCAGTCCTTTTTGGGGATTTTCTCCTAAGCAAAGGCTTGTTGCTTTCATTAGACTTTAAAGATTACCGCCAATTACACCTGCTTTCCGATGCCATACGGCGCATGAGCGAGGGCGAACTCCTACAATTTGAAAAAACCCGCCACTTAGACATAGACGAACCTACGTATTTCCAAATTATTTCGGACAAGACCGCTTCCCTGATTGCCGCTTGTCTGGCCTGTGGTGCTGCAAGTACGACCGACAACGAGGACGAAATACAGAAAATGAAAACGATCGGCGAAAAGTTGGGGATGGCTTTCCAGATTCGAGATGACTTATTCGATTTTGGAACCGATGACGTGGGCAAGCCGCTGGGCATTGACCTTCAGGAGAAGAAAATCACCTTGCCCTTGATTTATGCCCTCAAAAATGGTTCTGCGTCTGAACGAAAAGCCATCTTAAAGTTAGTAAAACAGAAAAAAAAGACGCCTAATGATATTGCCATTGTTCATGCCTTTGTTGATAAATACCAAGGAATTCCCTATACCCATCAGGTGATGATGGCCTTCGCGGAAGAAGCCCAAACGCTGCTCTTGACTTTTCCAGAATCCCCCGCTCGCCAAGCCTTAATCGAATTGGTACATTATACCGTTTCACGAAAAAAATAA
- the ppk1 gene encoding polyphosphate kinase 1, translating to MAQSKNLNAPVEENKAASDRISPGIDSVRPVVHLPVSLPKPVHARKAVSDVVRVPVAVRSRKVPVNAKIGHETLYFNRELSWLDFNWRVLAQAKDERWPLLERIRFLAIAHSNIDEFFRKRVGGLDSQVAANVGIRTPDGRTAGEQLALIRPVIQEMMRYLHDTWEKTLKPALRKKARVDICSYTDLTPAEKKEAHAFFEANLFPILTPLGVDPGHPFPFLSNLSLSLAVVLRHPIRGTEHFARLKVPTQRHPWVKVGKRERYVPVEQVIAHNLDETFRGMEVVSVSAFRVTRSADLSLNEDEADDLLEMVSEEVRKRRFAKIVRLEVDQTMPSHVLGMLKEELDLTDEEVYQVRGMMELNRCFMIAGLNLSGHQFTAWNSITPIRLLDLDPEEGRDIFSIIRERDLMLHHPYESFAMSTQKFIEIAAADPQVVAIKQTLYRTSEQSPIVKALMLAAEQGKEVAVLIEVKASLDEERNIAWANMMSRHGIHVTYGLVGLKTHAKVILVLRQEEKGLRTYCHLGTGNYNPSTAKIYTDVGVLTADREIGKDAINLFHYLTGFAPEQHYKKLIVAPKDLRNRFLEWIEAEMLSHKKHGNGLIMAKMNALDDIVVINKLYEASKAGVKIELIVRGHCRLRPGLKGFSENIRVISIIGRFLEHSRIYYFHNNGVPNLTISSADWQRRNLEDRVEVATPVEDEEIRDRLIRILKIALADNRLSWEMNENGQYLQRRPKNGENTCSFHDELMRRAEIRKKGHTGMPWDL from the coding sequence ATGGCGCAATCCAAAAACCTTAACGCCCCTGTGGAAGAAAATAAGGCCGCAAGTGATCGTATAAGCCCCGGTATAGACTCGGTTCGCCCAGTGGTACATCTGCCTGTTTCTTTACCAAAGCCCGTGCATGCACGCAAAGCGGTTAGTGATGTGGTTCGTGTACCCGTTGCAGTTCGTTCAAGGAAGGTTCCTGTAAATGCCAAGATCGGGCATGAAACCTTGTACTTTAACCGTGAATTGAGCTGGCTAGATTTTAACTGGCGGGTGCTGGCGCAGGCAAAAGATGAACGTTGGCCGTTATTGGAGAGAATTAGATTTCTTGCCATAGCGCATAGCAATATAGACGAATTCTTCCGAAAACGAGTGGGGGGGCTGGATTCTCAGGTGGCAGCAAATGTTGGGATTCGGACACCGGATGGCCGTACAGCAGGGGAGCAGTTGGCCTTGATTCGTCCTGTGATTCAAGAAATGATGCGGTATTTGCATGACACATGGGAGAAAACCTTAAAACCTGCTCTAAGAAAAAAAGCAAGGGTGGATATATGTAGTTATACCGACCTAACGCCAGCCGAGAAAAAAGAAGCCCATGCGTTTTTTGAGGCCAATTTGTTTCCGATCCTAACCCCATTAGGCGTAGATCCAGGCCACCCTTTTCCCTTTTTATCTAACCTCAGCCTTTCGTTGGCGGTGGTTCTCCGTCATCCAATCCGAGGAACCGAACATTTTGCACGTTTAAAAGTGCCTACACAGCGCCATCCTTGGGTTAAAGTGGGTAAACGCGAACGCTATGTACCAGTAGAACAGGTTATTGCCCATAATTTGGATGAAACCTTTCGGGGAATGGAAGTGGTTTCTGTATCCGCATTCCGGGTAACCCGCAGTGCCGATTTGTCCTTGAACGAAGATGAGGCCGATGACTTATTGGAAATGGTTTCGGAGGAGGTACGCAAAAGACGATTCGCCAAAATTGTCCGCTTAGAAGTAGATCAAACCATGCCATCGCATGTATTGGGGATGTTGAAGGAGGAATTAGACCTGACCGACGAGGAAGTATATCAGGTACGGGGGATGATGGAGCTTAATCGTTGTTTTATGATTGCCGGGCTCAATTTATCCGGTCACCAGTTTACTGCATGGAATTCCATAACGCCGATTCGTCTTTTGGACTTGGATCCTGAAGAAGGTCGGGATATTTTCAGCATCATACGGGAAAGGGATCTTATGCTGCATCATCCGTATGAGTCCTTTGCTATGAGTACCCAAAAGTTTATAGAAATAGCCGCTGCAGATCCGCAGGTGGTGGCCATCAAACAAACATTATACCGTACTTCGGAACAGTCGCCTATTGTAAAAGCATTAATGTTGGCCGCCGAACAAGGAAAGGAGGTGGCCGTTCTGATCGAGGTGAAGGCGAGTTTGGATGAAGAGCGGAATATTGCATGGGCCAACATGATGTCGCGCCATGGGATTCATGTGACATATGGCTTGGTGGGACTTAAAACCCATGCAAAAGTGATTCTGGTTTTGAGGCAGGAAGAAAAAGGCCTCCGTACCTATTGTCATTTGGGAACGGGCAACTATAATCCTTCTACTGCAAAAATCTATACCGATGTGGGGGTATTGACCGCCGATCGGGAGATTGGAAAAGATGCCATTAACCTTTTCCACTATTTAACGGGGTTTGCTCCCGAACAGCACTATAAAAAACTTATTGTTGCCCCTAAAGATCTACGAAACCGTTTCCTCGAATGGATCGAAGCAGAAATGCTCAGCCACAAAAAGCATGGAAACGGTCTTATCATGGCGAAAATGAATGCCTTGGATGATATTGTGGTGATCAATAAGCTATACGAAGCATCAAAAGCCGGGGTTAAAATTGAACTGATTGTGCGTGGGCATTGCCGCTTGCGACCCGGACTAAAGGGCTTTAGCGAAAATATCAGGGTAATAAGTATCATCGGACGATTTTTAGAACACAGCCGGATATACTATTTTCATAACAATGGCGTACCCAATCTGACAATTAGCAGTGCAGACTGGCAGCGGCGCAATCTGGAAGACCGTGTAGAAGTGGCCACGCCTGTCGAGGACGAGGAAATACGGGATCGTCTAATCCGAATTCTCAAGATTGCCCTCGCCGATAATCGCCTATCATGGGAAATGAACGAAAACGGTCAATACCTTCAACGGCGGCCTAAAAACGGAGAAAATACCTGTTCTTTCCACGATGAGTTGATGCGTCGGGCCGAGATCCGAAAAAAAGGCCATACCGGAATGCCTTGGGACTTATAA
- a CDS encoding diacylglycerol kinase family lipid kinase, producing the protein MHYVFILNPKAGNGYAAKQRRRIESVLEKHAVSYTFIETLGPGHAEELAYRCSESADVVVAIGGDGTVHEVGCGLIRGGCKAALGVLPLGTGNDYAKMLKLPKKLEPAILALTQTPVWVMADFGRLTIQENAGKKVVDFINQAGIGFEAQAAHLASRLKMIPGKTLPYLVAVLRTLGKWRFPSVKIWLDEHLYYEGRFILADFANGFCTGGGFKLTPHALLDDGLLEVCVFEQASIPRILRVLPKTLTGEHIHLPEVHMARTQNARVTSQIPLPIHADGEMLSLEALVVEVEIFKNRLKVISAK; encoded by the coding sequence ATGCATTATGTCTTTATTCTGAATCCCAAAGCCGGAAATGGGTATGCCGCCAAGCAACGGCGAAGAATCGAATCGGTACTTGAAAAACATGCGGTGTCTTATACATTCATAGAAACCTTGGGTCCAGGACATGCCGAAGAACTTGCATACCGTTGTAGCGAAAGTGCCGATGTGGTCGTTGCCATTGGCGGAGATGGGACGGTACATGAAGTGGGGTGTGGGTTGATCCGTGGCGGGTGTAAGGCTGCATTGGGGGTATTGCCCCTTGGAACTGGGAACGATTACGCTAAAATGTTGAAATTACCCAAAAAACTGGAACCTGCGATCTTGGCATTAACCCAAACACCTGTATGGGTGATGGCAGATTTCGGGAGGCTGACCATTCAGGAAAATGCCGGCAAAAAAGTGGTAGATTTTATCAATCAGGCGGGTATCGGTTTTGAAGCCCAAGCCGCACATTTGGCATCTAGACTCAAAATGATTCCGGGGAAAACCCTTCCCTATCTGGTAGCGGTCTTAAGAACCCTTGGGAAATGGCGTTTCCCTTCCGTCAAAATCTGGTTGGATGAACACCTTTATTATGAAGGCCGCTTTATTCTGGCAGACTTTGCGAATGGTTTTTGTACGGGAGGTGGTTTTAAATTAACACCACATGCCCTACTGGATGATGGCTTGCTCGAAGTTTGTGTATTTGAACAGGCCTCCATTCCACGTATCCTCCGTGTCCTGCCAAAAACCTTGACAGGGGAACACATCCACCTCCCCGAAGTTCACATGGCACGTACCCAAAACGCACGGGTTACTTCCCAGATTCCGCTACCTATTCATGCAGATGGTGAAATGTTGTCTTTAGAAGCGTTGGTTGTTGAGGTCGAAATCTTTAAAAATCGCTTGAAGGTGATTTCGGCAAAATGA
- a CDS encoding MBL fold metallo-hydrolase, whose protein sequence is MALLHLLGTGAGYTDAWRTTTMLAFQDERSMVAVDCGGDLMQRLQAANCPLENLNALFITHEHPDHCGGFPLFMEKRWLAGVNTPLHVYGPEQGLDQARKAFEVFGLPHWKGMAEVVWHDLPLEEQFLAYEDDIWHIVTSPTFHPVPTVGMRVVHKPSGFVTAYSCDTSPCEAVQKLATSVDILVHEANLLEGSLPNVHSSISEATDTALAANVKRLLLIHVPKGISEAHLVEDRLRFSPIEIGKELGVYPIG, encoded by the coding sequence ATGGCTTTATTACACTTATTAGGAACAGGCGCCGGATATACCGATGCTTGGCGCACGACCACCATGCTTGCCTTTCAAGACGAACGCTCGATGGTTGCTGTGGACTGTGGCGGCGATTTAATGCAACGGCTCCAGGCCGCCAACTGCCCTTTGGAAAACCTGAATGCCTTGTTTATCACCCATGAACACCCGGATCATTGTGGCGGCTTTCCTTTATTCATGGAAAAGCGCTGGCTTGCTGGCGTAAACACCCCCCTTCATGTGTATGGCCCTGAGCAAGGGCTAGATCAGGCACGTAAGGCGTTTGAAGTATTTGGCCTGCCCCACTGGAAAGGAATGGCAGAAGTGGTATGGCATGATTTGCCCTTGGAAGAACAGTTCTTGGCATATGAAGATGACATCTGGCATATTGTCACCAGCCCTACTTTTCACCCAGTACCTACCGTAGGAATGCGGGTTGTCCATAAACCGAGTGGATTTGTGACCGCCTATTCCTGCGACACCTCTCCATGCGAAGCCGTACAAAAATTGGCAACCTCGGTGGATATTCTGGTACACGAAGCCAATCTCCTCGAAGGCTCCTTGCCCAATGTTCATTCCAGCATCTCTGAAGCCACCGATACTGCCCTTGCTGCAAATGTCAAGCGCTTGCTACTGATCCATGTCCCCAAAGGCATTTCAGAAGCCCATTTGGTAGAAGACCGTTTACGCTTTTCACCAATCGAGATAGGTAAGGAATTGGGCGTCTATCCTATCGGCTAA
- a CDS encoding DNA primase: MRISDDKIEEVRAATDIVEVISEFVALKKRGSHFIGLCPFHQEKTPSFNVNPSMGIYKCFGCGKGGDVFNFLMDHEHLGFYESIKHLAARAHIHLPEEVSDDSLPENRLEPVYFALRFAAKFYWEQLIKTEEGKKAGLAYFRKRGFTNDTIKKFGLGYAPQGWDGLIKAAETAQIRLEHLEEAGFILPSQRGGYYDRFRGRAMFPIISHLGKVIGFGGRILTEAKDQPKYINSPETAVYQKSQVLYGLQQAKNAIRSQQEAILVEGYTDVISLYQAGIIHVVASSGTALTTQQVKLLGRYAKQVLMIYDADSAGANAMLRGVNLLFAGGLSPQVVELEKGSDPDSFVRHFGGEAFLNYIQKHRQDFIAFKHSLAVRSGLWTSPEGKTQVVHEVVETISCIPDPIKQDLYLQEASKVLSVPENSLRRVLGSIGAGTGGLSGRTGEAVVTKRFRVKEETLTGLGSNKPQAAEIILARLMLTEGLEMIYFVFAHMTLQEFSPGVSVSLMNLLLSQLEAGEVEVSRMVRGDFGAEIREWVTEVLMNTASVSKKWGIPDDFGTASGFKEPYKVAGDAMTRLKSYRIEQVIEQLNQELRLTQEQGHEDEGLLTQVRDLHVLKKHIEQRMFLQMSP; the protein is encoded by the coding sequence ATGCGAATCTCGGATGACAAAATTGAAGAAGTTCGGGCCGCAACCGACATCGTAGAGGTTATTTCAGAATTCGTAGCCCTAAAAAAACGTGGGTCTCATTTTATCGGGCTGTGTCCTTTTCACCAAGAGAAAACCCCTTCGTTTAATGTAAATCCTTCGATGGGGATTTATAAGTGTTTTGGTTGTGGGAAAGGAGGAGACGTGTTTAATTTTCTGATGGATCATGAACACCTTGGATTTTACGAGAGCATTAAACATCTTGCAGCCCGTGCACATATCCATCTGCCAGAAGAAGTCTCCGATGATTCCTTGCCGGAAAATCGTTTAGAGCCCGTGTATTTCGCCCTCCGCTTTGCTGCCAAGTTTTATTGGGAGCAACTCATCAAAACCGAGGAGGGGAAAAAGGCAGGATTGGCCTATTTTCGGAAAAGGGGATTTACCAATGATACCATTAAGAAATTTGGTTTAGGCTATGCCCCGCAAGGTTGGGATGGACTCATAAAAGCTGCCGAAACGGCCCAAATTCGATTAGAACATCTTGAAGAAGCGGGGTTTATTTTGCCTTCTCAGCGGGGTGGGTATTATGATCGCTTTCGCGGCAGGGCGATGTTTCCAATTATCTCCCATTTGGGTAAAGTAATAGGGTTTGGAGGGCGTATCCTGACCGAAGCCAAAGACCAACCCAAGTACATCAACTCCCCCGAAACGGCCGTTTACCAAAAAAGTCAGGTATTATATGGCTTACAACAAGCCAAAAATGCCATCCGGTCGCAACAAGAAGCGATTTTGGTAGAAGGCTACACCGATGTGATTTCGCTTTATCAAGCCGGAATTATACATGTAGTGGCCAGTAGTGGAACGGCGCTTACGACGCAGCAGGTTAAATTGCTTGGACGTTATGCCAAACAGGTGCTCATGATTTATGATGCCGACTCGGCTGGGGCCAATGCGATGCTGCGGGGGGTAAACCTGTTATTCGCTGGCGGGCTTTCTCCGCAAGTAGTGGAATTGGAAAAAGGATCTGATCCCGATTCTTTTGTCCGTCATTTTGGTGGTGAGGCCTTTTTGAACTACATCCAAAAGCATCGTCAGGATTTTATTGCTTTTAAGCATTCATTGGCTGTAAGAAGTGGACTTTGGACGTCTCCAGAAGGAAAAACCCAGGTTGTACACGAGGTGGTAGAAACCATTTCGTGCATTCCGGATCCGATTAAGCAGGATTTATACCTTCAAGAGGCGTCAAAAGTACTTTCGGTTCCGGAAAACAGCCTGAGGCGGGTCTTAGGTTCGATTGGTGCAGGTACGGGTGGTCTTTCCGGGCGGACAGGGGAGGCGGTCGTGACCAAAAGGTTTCGTGTAAAAGAAGAAACACTTACCGGTTTGGGTTCCAATAAGCCGCAAGCCGCAGAAATTATTTTGGCGCGATTAATGCTGACAGAAGGGCTGGAAATGATTTATTTTGTCTTTGCACACATGACCCTGCAAGAATTTAGTCCGGGGGTGTCGGTTTCATTGATGAACCTGTTGCTGTCGCAACTAGAGGCCGGAGAAGTAGAGGTGAGCCGAATGGTTCGGGGCGACTTTGGGGCGGAAATCCGTGAATGGGTCACCGAAGTCTTGATGAATACCGCGTCGGTATCCAAAAAATGGGGCATTCCAGACGATTTTGGAACTGCCTCTGGTTTTAAGGAGCCGTATAAAGTGGCCGGAGATGCCATGACCCGTTTAAAGAGCTATCGGATTGAGCAGGTTATTGAACAATTAAATCAGGAACTGCGTCTGACTCAAGAGCAAGGCCATGAAGACGAAGGCTTGCTAACCCAAGTCAGAGATTTACATGTGCTTAAAAAACACATTGAACAACGTATGTTTTTACAAATGAGTCCTTAA